A region of the Arachis hypogaea cultivar Tifrunner chromosome 15, arahy.Tifrunner.gnm2.J5K5, whole genome shotgun sequence genome:
ACAATTTCTAACAATTTTCTATAATCCTCAATATTCGTAGATCCGCCCCAATGATCACTCAACAGTTTTGCAAGCGGGGCGACTTCTTCAACAATATGTTGTTGACAACTATGTGAAAATGGAAATAGGCAAGTTAAGATGGGTTCGACAAAGACAAAAGGAACTTCGAGCTAAACTGTATCAAGGCTTGCAAGATGCTTTGCACACAGGAGAGAATAATGCTGGTAATTATTCAACTTAACGGCCACATGATTGATCATTACGTGTTcctaaatttaaactttaaaactaataatacttttctcTAAAATTTGTTTTAGAAAATGTTGGCAGAAGAACGATATTACCATCGTCGTTCGTGGGCAGTCGTCGAGACATGACTCAACGGTAAGAGGATGGAATGGCTATTGTTCTTAAAGAAGGCAAACCGGATATTTTTCTAACTATGACATGCAATCCATCATGGTCAGAAATAGCTTCGAAACTCAGTCCTACTCAAACTCCACAGGATCGTCCGGATCTAACAACTAGGATTTTCAGAGCCAAGTTCGAACAATTAAAGCAGGATGTTATTACCAAAGGTGTATTGGGAAAGGTGAAAAGTTATATTTATGTCACCGAATTTCAGAAAAGAGGATTGCCACACGTACATATGTTGCTAATCTTAGAAAACAATGACAAGTTGAGTGATCCTGACCAATATGATAGTTTGGTCCGAGCGGAAATACCATGTAAAGAAACAGAACCCCACTTACATGAGGCAGTGCTAAGGCATATGGTCCATGGTCCTTGCGGAACACTAAATCAATCTTCACCGTGCATGAAGAACGGTCAATGTAAACGCAACTACCCAAAAGAGTTCGTACCAGAGACACGACGAGGTGATGACTCATATCCTCAATATAGGAGGCGATTTGATACTCCAATCCCTATAAACCAAAATGTCACAATTGACAATAGATGGGTGGTTCCGTACAACCCTTGGCTACTACTAAAGTATGATTGTCATATCAATGTAGAGATATGTAGCAGTATCAAGAGCATAAAATATCTATACAAGTATTGCTATAAGGGACCAGACCGTGTGGCAATGGAGGTTCACAGAAGTTCTCATTATGATGAGGTGCAACAGTTCATTGATGCAAGATGGATTGCCGCTCTAGAGGCATGTTGGAGGATATTTAGATTCAACCTTTACCGAATGTATCCATCAGTTGAAAGGTTGCAAGTTCATTTGCCAAATCAACATCAAGTGAGCTTTTATGAGCACCAAACTATTTCTGAAATAGTTAATAATGACTATTTCTCAAGAACAATGCTCACTGAATTTTTTGCACTTAATCGGGCCGATGACCAACAATCTAGGCATCTTTTGTACAGGGAAATCCCAGAATATTACAGTTGGCACAGCAAGGAAAAAGAATGGCATCGACGCAGGACACAAAAGAGAGCTATTGGTCGGATCTATACCGTTTCGCCAACAGAAGGTGAAAAATTCTATTTGCGTATTCTATTGTCAAATGTAAGAGGCCCAACTGGTTGGGATGATTTGCTAACAGTCGATGGTGTCCAATATTCGTCCTTTAAGCAATCCGCTCAGCATCGAGGACTGTTGGAGAGTGATAGTAGTATAAGATCATGTTTGGTTAAGGCATCCATTTTAAGAATGCCATGTGCTCTAAGAAGGTTGTTTGCCACCGTTCTAATTTTTTGTGAGCCAACAGATGTAAGAAGTCTGTGGGACGAGTTTCTTTCATGTACGGTGGATGATTACGCATCAACAAGCACTACAACCTGTAATGGGTTGACAAATCGTTTGCTTAGGGATTTAAATGACATCCTCCTACAACATGGAAAACATATTGCACAATACGATTTACCAGCTCTAACCTCGGACAACGACAACGACAACTTCATGCCTAGAATTATTCAAGAAGAAATGTCCATCGAAGTTTCTCAAGAAGACCTGTGTTCTATAGAAAGATTGAATCATGACCAGTCTGCAGCTTTCAAGTGCATTATGAATACAATTGATCGAAGAGAAAGTGGAGTGTTCTTCGTGGATGGACCAGGAGGAGCAGGTAAGACATTTCTTTACAGAGCTATAATTGCAGACTTAAGAAGTAAAGGGCATATTGTCTTGGTAACTGCGTCCTCAGAAATAGCTGCAACTTTACTGCCTGGTGGTCGAACAGCTCATTCTAGATTTAAGATCCCAATCAATGCAGAGCCATCCTCCACGTGCAATATAAGTAAACAATCTGATCTTGCAAAACTGATTAGGCAGACGATCGCGATAATTTGGGATGAAGCGCCATTGACTAATAAAAAGACAATGGAATCACTGGACCGCACATTACGAGACATCTTAGAAAACAATAATCCATTTGGAGGGAAGGTGATGGTTATGAGAGGGGATTTTCGCCAAGTACTACCTGTTGTGCCGAAAGGAAGTAAGTCGCAAATGATTTCAGCTTCTATTGTTAAATCACATTTGTGGGCATTCACCAAAATTCTCCACCTGCGACAAAATATGCGATCTCTTAATGATCGTGATTTTGCGGAGTATCTTATGCGCATAGGGGATGGGATTGAGCCTACCATATGTGAAGACCTGGTACAAATAGAAGTAGGCATGGCAATACCATGGGAAGGTGAGGCATCATTACATTGCGTGTagaaattgcttctacccatttggaaacataatccacagctaacaatatatagaaataaccattagaatttaggaatagacccatgaagtcaatgccccaaacatcaaaaatttcacagaaaagtataatctgttgaggcatctcatctctcctggatatattaccaaatttctggcatgggaaacaagatctacaaaattcagcagcgtccctaaaaagagtaggccaccagaatccacagtctaagatttttctagcagttctttgagggccaaaatgtcctccactctcagatgagtgacaggcctctaagatggactggaattctgattgaggcacacaccgtctaattacctggttagcgccacatctccataaatatgggtcatcccatatataatatttagactcgcttttcagcttgtctctttgatgcttagaaaagttcggAGGAAAAGTgcagctaactagataattagctacaggtgcataccaagggactatctcagatactgcttgcaggttatcaaatgggaaattatcagctataggagtggaatcatctgtagtgtgctcaaggcgactcaagtggcctgccactaaattctggttaccactcctgtccttaatttccaaatcaaattcttgtaatagcagtatccaacgtataagccttagtttggactcctttttagataataaatactttagagctgcgtggtctgaatacactactactttagtaccaagtaaataggctcggaatttatccagagcaaaaacaatagcaagaagctctttctcagtagtagtgtaattcgactgagcggcatctaaggttttagacgcgtaagcaataacaaaaggatccttaccttcacgctgagtcagtgctgctcctactgcatggttggaagcatcacacattatttcaaatggttggctccagtctggtcctcttacaattggagcttgagtcagtgcggtcttcagcttatcaaacacttgtttgcaattttcactgaactcgaactcaatatctttctgcagtagtctggataagggaagtgctaccttactgaagtccttaataaacctcctgtaaaaacctgcatggccaaggaaagaacggacctccctcacataAGAGGGGTAagataaactagaaataacatccacctttgctggatctacagaaatatcagtattagatacaacatgtcctagtacaatcccttgtttaaccataaagtggcatttttcaaaatttaataccaggtttgtactgacacatgtatctaatactctacataatccatctaagaaaaggctaaaggaatcgccataaacactaaaatcatccataaaaacctccatatagtcctcaataagatcagagaaaagactcatcattcacctctggaaagtagctggtgcattgcacaagccaaagggcattctcttgtaagcataagtcccaaaaggacatgtaaaagtggtcttttccttatcctcaggagctatatgaatctggaaataacctgtgtaaccatctagaaaacaataatgcgatttacctgacaggcgatccagcatttgatcaatgaatggaagaggatagtgatccttacgggttgcttggttgaggcgtctgtaatcaatgcagaccttccaagcgttctgaactctggttgtcaggagctctccatgctcattcttcactgcagtgactctagacttctttggcactacttgtactgggcttacccattcactgcctgagatgggatagatgatatttgcctctagtagtctggtcacttcctttttgataaCCTCTAgtatagtggggttcagtcttctctggggttgacggacaggtcttgctccctcttctaaaaatattctatgctcacagacttgagggttgatgcctactatgtctgccaaactccacccaattgccttcttgtgcctcctcagcacaccaagtagctgctcttcctgttgagaagtgagtttccttgcaatgataaccggaaacttctgcctgtcttcaaggtaagcatatttgaggtgtggaggaagggttttaattctaacttctgatcatgttcaggctctgagttgtctggagctggtaacagtggtaaggcactgtcattgtcctctgagaatgtccccacacttgggccttgtcctgtgtgcttctcttcaaattcctcctgatggacttcagccacggtttcatctataatgtcacacttgaggatagagtgatcctctggaggatgctttatgactccattcagattgaagatcactactcggccatctatttcaaaagagtatgttcctgagaaagcatctaatttaaactttgagggcttcaagaatggccttccgagtaggattgatgatggcttgtctAAGTCATTTTGGGGtatttccaggatataaaaatcagtgggaaacgtgagtcccttaatgcctactagtacatcttcagcaactccaaccactgtaataatgcttttatctgctaacacaaaacgagctgccgacctttttaagggagggagcctcaaaacatcatatataaacAAAGGTATTATAATCACACATGCTCTTAAATCACACATGCattcagaaattatcacaccaccaatagtacaattaactatacaaggacctgggtcactacactttttaggtaaacctcccattaaagcagatatggaacttcctaaaggaatagtttctaattcattaattttgtctttatgtatacataaatcttttagaaacttagcatacttaggtacctgttgaataacatcaaatagaggaacagttacctcaaccttttttaatatctctaccattttttgatcaggttccagctgcttcctgggcttccttgcaagttgtggaaatggaatgggagtggcattttctgcagtgtctgcgccttttagtgcttcctcctatggttgcacttcttcttcttcagccacgtcctgtatgtcctcttcttcttcaacatcttctatttccactacctcttcagctgaggcgtattctggtgggtttggctcctcctggttcctctcctgcagtgtggttccggacctcagagtgatagcattaataccacccttgggattgggtaatggttgagagggagtaccactggagctcaaaggttggttattggagttattgaTTGATCCTATCTGGGAGACAAGAGCCTGCAAAGTAGcggtcagaccatttagagtggcattaatgaTATTTTctatggtctgttgtctccgatcaatagattgtagtaagtcatcattggcaGATGCAGAAGGATGGGTAATTTGAGAGGTTTGCTgtagggtattctgtggtccttgggattgccttaggtgaggtgctctgtaaggctgattctgagtctgctgtctgttgttgttgttattccacctctgatttccctgattatctctgcttcctctgttgttgttgttgtccctccaattttggttagaattgtcttgccatccgtggttgtaattgccaccttgattgtacccttggttggggcggtcatagaagttaggtgtggctgccacggtgttgtcttcctgctggagctgcggacattcatcagtataatggctgtaatcagcgcAGATTCCGTAAACTCtatgtgggactaactgttggttttgcggtgctggagaaggttgagcttgctgaacttgttgttgattcaattgcatttgcttcagcaagttggttatttcacagatactctgagttaaagcagcagtctctctgctagaggatacttctgccacggcttttgcacggccttgtttctgcctgtgattcctagtagattcagctaagtcactgatcaattgccatgcctcatcagtggtcttatactttttcatagacccattgctagcactttccaatgtggtcttatcttggggactcattccctgtgtgacataaccgagtaacactatcttgtcaatcatatggtgggggcaagcttccagaagattattgaagcgctcccaatattcataaagcgtctcggattcatcctgaacaatcatggaaatatctttcctcagtttatcagtaacttcagctggaaggaacttttccaagaattctcttctcagtgtatcccagttggatacaattgctgctggttgagtgtagtaccactctcttgccttttcctcaagagaaaatgggaaagctttaagcaaaattgaagtttcatctgcaccctcacgcttgacagtagaacaggctgcctgaaaatctctcaggtgcttgataggctcttgagcaggtaagccatgaaacttgggcatcaaattgagtaatgcagtctttatttcaaaatctgtagctaccgctgggtgatgcgcttgaaatggttgcattgtaaaatcaggggctccagcctcctggatagtaactctcctggctgctgccatgttacctgcgcGTGAAACAACCAAattagtagaacgggggctggtttctttctcaaatgacgtttcagatccgccctcagagaggactaaccgacgccgagcttgccttattcgtaaaatagttctttcaatctcaggatcgaatattagcaagcttggatcaggaagcgaacgtgtcatctaacgaaagaaacaaacagctcatagtagcaaaataaaataaaatacaaataaataaattccaattaataactttagcactctattgcaactccccggcaacggcgccaaaaattgatgcgagcgaaaattggcgagttaagaatgattataaaatatgcgttgcaagtatagttctcaaccaaccagaaatctgcttatcaatttagaagagtgtcacagaaattaaaattaaaatctgggagtatgaatcccaggtcgtctcccaacgagttgcaaaaaagtgtgctattttattaattagatgttttcaaaaatgtttaagttgaatggcagaaaattaaattagagaatttatataaatttaaataaaagccttgactgggagttgattagctggaagccctattcttattgtagtactctcaagattaattgataattgagggttattttgtttagttgtcccttactaagtaagggaaagttaaacaagttggaatgctgttctatccacaagttccaatccgctcttgggaggattggtgtgagtgactagagagcaatccaacaataaacccaattacaatctttctcttgagcatcccaactcaagggtttctttcaatcaactccccatcaagctagggaactactcgctcattgtaaatgaagaattcataacataagaaagggaattaaagaaagacatgataaataatgatcaaaagattaattaaaaataaaagtaattcttgtattaataaatgctaaaataatccgatagtaaaattaagtaaattaaggaacatggaagagtaagagacaagtaaagagaacgaactagaatgtcgaagtcttgatgaggcaataacttttctcaatatcccaatgcaaaaacaatgaacataacaaatcctaaaaactatgaatgtgtagagagaaaaacctagagaagaggaaaactagatctaaaaagtaaaactatgcggaatgaatgttgttgttggtttctgcatgttctctggctctagtctgcttttctgtgccaaaaacttggtcaaAATAAGGCCTGAAATCGCTCCCagtgattctgcagattatgcagatcgcgtatGTCATGCGGTCGCGCCATCCATGCGGCCGTCATTCGGCTTTCTACTtttccacgcggtcgcatcatccatgaggccgcgtcactgcgatttcctttctttcgcgcggtcgcgtgatccatgcggtcgtgtcgcttctcgctggtcatctccttaatttcttgtgttccttccatttttgcaagctttctttccaatctccaactcattcatgccctataaagcctgaaacacttaacacacagatcacggcatcgaatggaataaaagagaaataaaatacataattaaagtctctaggaagcaagttttcaatcatgcaataactttaggaagaaattataaatgcatgcttatttaacgaataagtaggtaaagatcatgataaaaccacacaattaaacacaatataaaccataaaatagtggtttatcatggtcttgtactttttcatagacccattgctagcactttccaatgtggtcttatcttgaggcctcatgccctgtgtgacatagCCGAGCAAcattatcttgtcaatcatatggtggggacatacTTGCAGAAGactgttgaagcgctcccaattttcgtagagagtctcggattcgtcctgaacaatcatggaaatgtctttcctcagtttatcagtaacttcagctggaaagaatttttccaaaaattctcttctaagcgtatcccagtcagaaacacttgctgcgggttgagtgtagtaccactctctcaccttttcctcaagagagaatgggaaggcttttaacaaaatagaagtttcatctgcaccatcacgcctgacagtagaacaggctgcttgaaaatccctaaggtgcttgataggctcttgagcaggtaagccatgaaacttaggcatcaagttgagtagtgcagtctttatttcaaaatctgcatccaccgctgggtgatgcgcttgaaacggttgcattgtaaaatcaggggctccagcttcctggatagtaactctcctaggtgctgccatgtcacctgtacgtaaatcaaccgaatcagtagaaatggagcttgtttcttccttatgtgacgtttcagattccccatcctggcagaaaggagttacaacaacgaatactttcttatcctcccgacccgtattgctgaatttgttgaaccgcaaattgaacgaagacaatggggtttcctacagagacagccacggtaggttaatctttcctgggtagtcgagttctactctaattttcactaccaaccctgcagtctgtctatgtccgtcagaagtaaATCCCCATTACAGAaaaggccattcaacgagctttagatcttccccctactccagaaggactggacgcatttcaagaagccttcctcaagcgccagacgtaccaatttgactgggacgctgttctcagagttatcgcactacctggcagtagatggatttatggatatcatcgttcccgtcctaagggaatatcggcttccgcacttaccttggaggctcgcgtatgggcacagattatgtcccattacgtctttccgagcactcacgagtcctccttcactgtagacatggctgttttactatggtgcatccttacagaccagcctctaaacttaccaagacacatccggaatgccatgggacatgtacaaattgcgggcaacttaccttttcctacCTTGGTCTCcaatcttgtctcagcagccggagtctcctacagagctggagacaccaaagtcatgctcccacgggatgatcagtacgtccctaacgggaaatatatcagacctccagcagccactacaagccaaccTACTGAACCGGCTAGAgacattccttcttcaacacctcAAGCACCTataacaaaccaactgctccatcagatacttgagaggttggatcggcaggaacacaaagcaaagctgaGAGAGCGttgtaacaagcgccgattcacatacct
Encoded here:
- the LOC112748448 gene encoding uncharacterized protein; the protein is MAIVLKEGKPDIFLTMTCNPSWSEIASKLSPTQTPQDRPDLTTRIFRAKFEQLKQDVITKGVLGKVKSYIYVTEFQKRGLPHVHMLLILENNDKLSDPDQYDSLVRAEIPCKETEPHLHEAVLRHMVHGPCGTLNQSSPCMKNGQCKRNYPKEFVPETRRGDDSYPQYRRRFDTPIPINQNVTIDNRWVVPYNPWLLLKYDCHINVEICSSIKSIKYLYKYCYKGPDRVAMEVHRSSHYDEVQQFIDARWIAALEACWRIFRFNLYRMYPSVERLQVHLPNQHQVSFYEHQTISEIVNNDYFSRTMLTEFFALNRADDQQSRHLLYREIPEYYSWHSKEKEWHRRRTQKRAIGRIYTVSPTEGEKFYLRILLSNVRGPTGWDDLLTVDGVQYSSFKQSAQHRGLLESDSSIRSCLVKASILRMPCALRRLFATVLIFCEPTDVRSLWDEFLSCTVDDYASTSTTTCNGLTNRLLRDLNDILLQHGKHIAQYDLPALTSDNDNDNFMPRIIQEEMSIEVSQEDLCSIERLNHDQSAAFKCIMNTIDRRESGVFFVDGPGGAGKTFLYRAIIADLRSKGHIVLVTASSEIAATLLPGGRTAHSRFKIPINAEPSSTCNISKQSDLAKLIRQTIAIIWDEAPLTNKKTMESLDRTLRDILENNNPFGGKVMVMRGDFRQVLPVVPKGSKSQMISASIVKSHLWAFTKILHLRQNMRSLNDRDFAEYLMRIGDGIEPTICEDLVQIEVGMAIPWEGEASLHCV